In Candidatus Rokuibacteriota bacterium, a single window of DNA contains:
- a CDS encoding THxN family PEP-CTERM protein codes for MRLLRNSARALTSTALLSGALLLGALPASAAVVPSWSWSQGITFTSATFSPGGGCTTVTPTLVQWGDCVVPSAQSRVVIQAPNPATSPPLAITSSPIPVPGVTLRHDNNPILGTHAFLTSGSFASSITLIPSIGLPPFPAPIVGGLVVGFTETVNSNPGPDGINGTADDCGFPEGAGLSPSCPDIFSVPGLPSLVSFFSYDSDGVGPDAPVTYAVTAFAGGLGPLSAAACVAAGMAPGCLGFITFEGLSNFLPTGFVIHALVPEPASLILLGAGLLGLGAVAGFRRRK; via the coding sequence ATGAGGCTGCTAAGAAATTCCGCCAGGGCGTTGACCAGCACTGCCCTGCTGTCGGGCGCGCTGCTGCTGGGCGCCCTGCCTGCGTCTGCGGCGGTCGTCCCGTCGTGGTCCTGGTCCCAGGGGATCACGTTCACCAGCGCAACCTTCAGCCCAGGTGGCGGATGCACGACAGTGACCCCCACCCTCGTCCAGTGGGGAGACTGCGTCGTTCCGTCGGCCCAGAGCCGCGTGGTGATCCAGGCTCCGAACCCGGCAACGAGCCCCCCGCTTGCCATTACCAGCAGCCCCATCCCTGTCCCGGGCGTCACGCTCCGGCATGACAACAACCCCATCCTGGGCACCCATGCCTTCCTGACGTCGGGGTCGTTCGCCTCGAGCATCACCTTGATCCCCTCGATCGGGCTCCCGCCATTTCCCGCGCCGATCGTGGGTGGTCTTGTGGTCGGCTTCACGGAGACCGTGAACAGCAACCCGGGGCCCGATGGAATCAACGGCACAGCCGATGACTGCGGCTTCCCTGAGGGCGCGGGGCTGTCTCCCTCTTGCCCTGACATCTTCTCCGTGCCTGGTCTGCCGTCCCTGGTTTCTTTCTTCTCGTATGACTCGGACGGGGTCGGGCCGGACGCGCCCGTCACCTATGCGGTGACCGCCTTTGCCGGTGGGCTCGGCCCGCTGAGCGCCGCGGCCTGCGTTGCTGCCGGGATGGCCCCTGGCTGCCTGGGTTTCATCACGTTCGAGGGTCTGTCGAACTTCCTGCCGACCGGGTTCGTGATTCACGCGCTGGTTCCCGAGCCCGCGAGCCTGATCCTGCTGGGCGCCGGGCTTCTCGGCCTCGGCGCGGTCGCGGGCTTCCGCCGCCGGAAGTAG
- a CDS encoding tetratricopeptide repeat protein, whose product MSARCTVLAALALLVAAGCSQSPEGRKQAALARGDQFLKEGKTNEAVVELRNALQIDKDFVPALHALGRAYAAKSWYGDAVRELGRAQVLAPESAPIAAELGRILVELGAWTEVAAQADRILGRDAKSADGAYLRAAALLGQGKADQALAAVAAAERGGTPIPEAQTLRAEALLVGGKLAEAEEAYRAALAGNPKDAKALGGLGAVRLVRRDFQEAARLFSDALAVRPLDPRIRVGMAAAEEALGRLDEAIRKLEEVEGRARTPMVAMALAGLYLKVYRGPDAVGAVAPVVVAFPRLAQARYLLGMAYLATSQVDQAIAEFEELGRQSAAVPLVQFRLASAYLRRGRAREALGRLEELAKAFEKAPEYHVERGRALLALGRLDEALRAASAAQRLNPQAPQPYLLLGQVRAQQGNAGMAREMFVKAAEVDATYAAAHLALGGLHVAEKDIESALREFDAAVKADPRSLVAARAKATALVRDNRLKEAIAFVEEALKRDPRNPGFHTLLGGLHLRASQWTQATAAFQQALTISPRAPGPRLGLARVALAQQREDEAIAQLQAVVKAQPSQSTAVLLLGALYDNRAQYDQSIALLEAADKASPRQAAFVLPLADSYVKKGRYDEAIARAGELLAQNPELHAARLVRAQAFLSRGDAAAALKDVTEVARANPRSEVAQYILARTYAGLGRLPEARAAYREALRLNPGLAQAKTELAEISGEKPDEAALRQRAERLQDKVRKDPANADLREEMARALLAMGKTKEAQAELKQALDRAPGHPGANFLMARTLAGTRPDEAAAHLLAVLRANPAHVEANLAMAPYLQQKGRREEAIRHLEAALRVNPNLHDVKFRLGLLYAQVNRFGEALKLAQEVERVAPKHPGPPTLRGLMLLGQQKPKEALEAFSAALRLRPDVFEAHRGQGEAYQALGQMDRAIESYQRALALNGEDPVALNNLAWALSEHRKKPDEALPLAQKAARGAPESPDLLDTLGWVHYRRGAYPEAEKSLAQAAERAPNSGIIQYHLGMTYSRLGRKADAVSALRRAAQLDPRLGQAEGIDALIKRLGG is encoded by the coding sequence CAGGCGGCTCTGGCGCGGGGCGACCAGTTCCTCAAGGAAGGCAAGACCAACGAGGCCGTCGTCGAGCTGCGGAACGCGCTCCAGATCGACAAGGACTTCGTCCCGGCGCTCCATGCCCTGGGGCGAGCCTATGCCGCCAAGAGCTGGTACGGCGATGCCGTGAGAGAGCTGGGCCGGGCTCAGGTGTTGGCGCCCGAGTCGGCGCCGATCGCGGCCGAGCTGGGACGGATCCTGGTGGAGCTGGGAGCCTGGACAGAAGTCGCCGCGCAGGCGGACCGGATCCTGGGGCGGGACGCGAAGAGCGCCGATGGCGCCTATCTCCGGGCTGCGGCCCTGCTCGGGCAGGGCAAAGCCGACCAGGCCCTGGCCGCGGTGGCTGCCGCCGAGCGGGGGGGAACTCCAATTCCGGAAGCCCAGACTCTCCGTGCCGAAGCGCTGCTGGTCGGGGGAAAGCTCGCGGAGGCAGAGGAGGCGTACCGGGCCGCGCTCGCGGGGAATCCGAAGGACGCGAAAGCGCTGGGCGGGCTCGGCGCCGTGCGACTGGTCCGGCGGGACTTCCAGGAAGCGGCCCGCCTCTTCTCCGACGCCCTGGCCGTCAGGCCGCTGGACCCGAGGATCAGGGTGGGCATGGCCGCCGCCGAAGAAGCACTCGGGAGGCTCGATGAGGCGATCAGAAAGCTGGAGGAGGTGGAGGGTCGGGCGCGCACCCCGATGGTGGCCATGGCGCTGGCGGGGCTCTATCTCAAGGTGTATCGAGGCCCCGACGCCGTCGGCGCGGTCGCTCCGGTCGTCGTGGCCTTCCCGCGGCTGGCCCAGGCGCGCTATCTCCTCGGCATGGCATATCTGGCCACCAGCCAGGTGGACCAGGCCATCGCCGAGTTCGAGGAATTGGGCCGGCAGTCGGCCGCTGTCCCGCTGGTGCAGTTCAGGCTCGCCTCTGCTTATCTCAGGCGCGGCCGGGCCCGTGAGGCTCTCGGCCGCCTGGAAGAGCTGGCCAAGGCATTCGAGAAGGCTCCGGAGTACCACGTCGAGCGGGGGAGGGCGCTCCTGGCGCTGGGACGCCTCGACGAGGCCCTCAGGGCCGCGAGCGCCGCGCAGAGGCTGAACCCGCAGGCGCCCCAGCCCTATCTCCTGCTGGGACAGGTCCGGGCCCAGCAGGGCAATGCGGGCATGGCCCGAGAGATGTTCGTCAAGGCGGCCGAGGTGGACGCCACCTATGCCGCAGCCCACCTGGCCCTCGGGGGCCTCCACGTCGCCGAGAAGGACATCGAGTCTGCCCTCCGGGAATTCGACGCGGCCGTCAAGGCCGATCCACGGTCGCTGGTCGCGGCGCGCGCAAAGGCCACGGCCCTCGTGCGCGACAACCGGCTGAAGGAGGCCATCGCCTTCGTGGAGGAGGCGCTCAAGCGCGATCCGCGAAACCCGGGGTTCCATACGCTGCTCGGAGGCCTCCATCTGCGAGCAAGCCAGTGGACCCAGGCGACGGCAGCTTTCCAGCAAGCGTTGACGATCAGCCCGCGGGCGCCGGGGCCACGGCTGGGACTGGCGCGCGTGGCGCTCGCCCAGCAACGGGAGGACGAGGCCATCGCCCAGCTCCAGGCTGTCGTGAAGGCCCAACCGTCGCAGTCCACGGCGGTGCTCCTGCTCGGCGCCCTCTACGACAATCGCGCCCAGTACGATCAGTCCATCGCTCTCCTCGAGGCGGCCGACAAGGCGAGCCCGCGGCAGGCGGCGTTCGTGCTGCCGCTGGCCGACAGCTACGTGAAGAAGGGCCGATATGACGAGGCCATCGCGCGGGCGGGGGAGCTGCTCGCGCAGAACCCGGAGCTCCACGCGGCGCGGCTCGTGCGGGCCCAGGCCTTCCTCTCAAGGGGTGACGCCGCCGCCGCGCTGAAGGACGTGACCGAGGTGGCGCGCGCCAACCCCAGGTCCGAGGTGGCGCAATACATCCTCGCGCGGACCTATGCGGGGCTCGGCCGGCTGCCCGAGGCCCGGGCCGCCTACCGCGAGGCGCTCAGGCTCAACCCAGGTCTCGCGCAGGCCAAGACGGAGCTCGCCGAGATCTCGGGCGAGAAGCCAGACGAGGCGGCGCTCCGGCAGCGCGCCGAAAGGCTCCAGGACAAGGTCCGGAAGGATCCAGCCAACGCCGACCTTCGCGAGGAGATGGCGCGAGCCCTGCTGGCCATGGGCAAGACCAAGGAGGCCCAGGCCGAGCTCAAGCAGGCGCTCGACCGGGCGCCGGGGCACCCCGGGGCGAACTTCCTCATGGCCCGCACTCTCGCCGGCACGCGCCCCGACGAGGCGGCGGCTCACCTCCTGGCCGTGCTCCGGGCCAACCCCGCGCACGTCGAGGCCAATCTCGCCATGGCCCCCTACCTCCAGCAGAAGGGGAGGCGTGAGGAGGCGATCCGCCACCTCGAGGCCGCGCTTCGCGTGAACCCGAATCTCCACGACGTCAAGTTCCGGCTAGGGCTCCTCTATGCCCAGGTCAATCGCTTCGGCGAGGCGCTCAAGCTGGCCCAGGAGGTGGAGCGCGTGGCCCCGAAGCATCCCGGGCCGCCCACACTGCGCGGGCTGATGCTGCTGGGCCAGCAGAAGCCGAAGGAGGCGCTGGAGGCCTTCTCGGCCGCCCTCAGGCTCCGGCCGGATGTCTTCGAGGCCCACCGTGGCCAGGGCGAGGCCTATCAGGCCCTGGGCCAGATGGACAGGGCGATCGAGAGCTACCAGCGGGCGCTCGCTCTCAATGGCGAGGATCCCGTCGCGCTGAATAACCTGGCCTGGGCCCTGTCGGAGCATCGGAAGAAGCCGGACGAGGCCTTGCCGCTGGCCCAGAAAGCTGCCAGGGGCGCCCCCGAGTCGCCGGACCTGCTGGACACCCTCGGCTGGGTCCACTACCGCCGCGGCGCCTATCCCGAGGCGGAGAAGAGCCTCGCTCAGGCCGCTGAGCGAGCCCCGAACAGCGGCATCATCCAGTACCACCTCGGGATGACGTACTCCCGGCTCGGCCGGAAGGCCGACGCAGTCTCGGCGCTGCGGCGGGCCGCCCAGCTCGACCCAAGGCTCGGCCAGGCCGAGGGAATCGATGCGCTGATCAAGAGGCTGGGCGGATAG